One window of the Halobacillus litoralis genome contains the following:
- the pgsA gene encoding CDP-diacylglycerol--glycerol-3-phosphate 3-phosphatidyltransferase: MNLPNKITLSRIFLIPVFIILMSAPFNWGALEMGDRDLPVAHLAGALLFIIASTTDWIDGYIARKYNLVTNLGKFLDPLADKLLVSAALILLVEIGLAPAWIVILIISREFAVTGLRLVAAGEGSVLAASQMGKLKTWIQIVAISLLLLHNWPLAFIGFPLGTIALYLALIITVYSGYDYFKKNWHVMRDSK, translated from the coding sequence ATGAATTTACCAAATAAAATAACTTTATCACGCATATTTCTAATCCCTGTCTTTATCATACTTATGAGCGCCCCTTTTAACTGGGGTGCATTGGAAATGGGGGACAGGGACCTGCCTGTCGCTCACTTAGCTGGGGCACTCCTTTTTATCATTGCTTCTACAACGGATTGGATTGATGGGTACATTGCCAGGAAATACAACCTTGTGACGAATTTAGGGAAGTTTTTAGACCCGCTTGCTGATAAATTGTTAGTGAGTGCGGCCTTGATTTTGCTCGTTGAAATCGGCCTTGCTCCGGCTTGGATTGTCATCCTGATTATCAGTCGGGAGTTTGCTGTTACTGGGTTAAGGTTAGTTGCTGCTGGAGAAGGAAGTGTACTTGCTGCAAGTCAAATGGGGAAACTGAAGACTTGGATTCAGATTGTAGCGATTTCACTTCTCTTGCTGCACAATTGGCCACTTGCTTTTATCGGCTTTCCATTAGGAACGATCGCCCTGTATTTAGCACTCATCATAACTGTATATTCAGGTTACGATTACTTTAAGAAAAATTGGCACGTGATGAGAGATTCAAAATGA
- the ymfI gene encoding elongation factor P 5-aminopentanone reductase: protein MLILGASGEIGRATALKLVAKGYEVGLQYNANESAVSSLRKEIPSHQYSGDFQADLSTNEGIVTFLDTLEMEWDAVIFAGGQMWTGIFQDMHPEDMDALYNVHVKAVWMTTKHVLPYMIHQKAGSIILVSSIFGIEGASLEVAYSSVKGAQNSFVKGLAKEVAPSGIRVNAVAPGLIDTKMNAHLTKDELTALAEEIPMGRAGKAEEVSDAIDFLINGRSSYITGQIIQINGGWA, encoded by the coding sequence GTGCTGATTTTGGGGGCGAGCGGTGAAATTGGTAGAGCGACAGCCCTTAAATTAGTTGCAAAAGGTTATGAAGTCGGTTTGCAATATAATGCCAATGAATCAGCAGTTTCTTCTCTGAGAAAAGAAATTCCCAGCCATCAATATTCAGGTGATTTTCAAGCAGATCTTTCAACGAATGAAGGCATTGTTACATTTTTGGATACTCTGGAGATGGAATGGGATGCGGTCATTTTCGCTGGAGGGCAAATGTGGACTGGTATTTTCCAAGATATGCATCCAGAAGATATGGATGCATTATATAACGTCCATGTAAAAGCTGTATGGATGACCACCAAACATGTCCTTCCCTACATGATTCACCAAAAAGCAGGAAGCATCATCTTGGTTTCGTCTATTTTCGGAATCGAAGGGGCAAGCCTTGAAGTAGCATACAGTTCTGTTAAAGGGGCACAAAACAGTTTCGTGAAAGGCCTGGCCAAAGAGGTCGCCCCTAGTGGAATCCGGGTGAATGCTGTCGCGCCCGGTTTGATTGACACGAAAATGAATGCGCACTTAACAAAGGATGAATTGACAGCCCTAGCTGAGGAGATCCCGATGGGTCGTGCCGGGAAGGCTGAAGAGGTATCTGATGCTATTGATTTTTTAATAAACGGACGTTCCAGCTATATTACAGGACAAATTATTCAAATCAATGGTGGCTGGGCTTGA
- a CDS encoding competence/damage-inducible protein A produces MKTEIIAVGTELLLGQISNTNAQWISKEMAGIGLPVLRHTVVGDNFNRLQTTFEHAQSRSEVIIVTGGLGPTEDDLTREAAQKVMQQELVNHEETLAKIQSYYDRNHRKMTPNNRKQSLVFSKADVLTNREGMAPGQLIEKDGCLWIFLPGVPSEMKTLMQDEVIPRLHKIYNLKSQIVSEMMRFIGIGESTLETELQDIITNQTNPTIAPLASEGEVGLRLTATGETTEDAYHKIALLKEKILQEVGSYYYGSDTVTIEERVRDLLKEHKYTIGSAESFTGGSFIERLVALPGASAVCQGGLVAYTAETKEKVIQVPKFLIKQYGTISHECAEIMALNTQSLLDVDVSISFTGVAGPEPSEGRHPGTVFIGIQIGEQDPEVHLFNFNGGRDQVRNRAVKKGYELLFHRLKNDF; encoded by the coding sequence ATGAAGACGGAAATTATTGCAGTCGGTACAGAGTTGCTTTTGGGGCAGATTTCCAATACGAATGCCCAATGGATTTCTAAAGAAATGGCAGGCATCGGGCTACCCGTCTTGCGTCATACAGTTGTAGGTGACAATTTCAATCGTTTACAGACGACATTCGAGCATGCCCAGTCCCGCTCAGAGGTGATCATCGTGACGGGAGGATTAGGCCCTACAGAAGATGATCTGACACGGGAGGCTGCGCAGAAGGTGATGCAGCAGGAATTGGTTAACCATGAGGAAACACTGGCGAAAATTCAATCCTACTACGACCGTAATCATAGAAAAATGACCCCGAACAATCGAAAGCAGTCACTCGTCTTTTCAAAAGCTGATGTATTAACCAACAGGGAAGGAATGGCTCCGGGGCAATTGATCGAGAAAGATGGCTGCCTCTGGATATTTTTACCTGGGGTGCCCTCCGAAATGAAAACATTGATGCAAGACGAAGTCATCCCTCGTCTGCACAAAATCTATAATTTGAAATCACAGATCGTATCTGAGATGATGCGATTCATCGGGATCGGGGAGTCTACACTCGAAACGGAATTGCAAGACATCATCACGAACCAGACGAACCCTACTATTGCTCCTTTGGCAAGTGAAGGAGAAGTCGGTTTGAGGTTGACGGCTACCGGCGAGACGACTGAGGATGCCTACCATAAGATCGCTCTTCTCAAAGAAAAGATATTACAGGAAGTTGGGTCTTATTATTATGGTAGTGATACGGTAACGATTGAAGAGCGCGTCCGGGACCTTTTAAAAGAACATAAGTACACGATTGGTTCAGCAGAAAGTTTTACTGGAGGAAGCTTTATAGAACGGTTAGTGGCTTTACCAGGGGCTTCAGCTGTGTGCCAGGGCGGACTGGTCGCTTATACAGCTGAGACTAAGGAAAAGGTCATCCAAGTACCGAAGTTCCTCATCAAGCAATACGGTACCATCAGCCACGAATGTGCAGAAATCATGGCATTGAATACTCAAAGTTTGCTTGATGTTGATGTAAGTATAAGTTTTACAGGCGTCGCTGGACCTGAGCCGAGTGAGGGGAGGCATCCGGGGACTGTATTCATCGGAATACAAATCGGTGAACAAGACCCTGAAGTCCATCTGTTCAATTTCAACGGCGGTCGTGATCAAGTGAGAAATCGGGCGGTGAAGAAGGGCTATGAACTTCTTTTCCATCGTTTGAAAAATGATTTTTGA
- the rny gene encoding ribonuclease Y yields the protein MDMISSLIFILLALIIGSVVGYLIRKSIAEAKISSAEELAKQIVDEGHRNAESAKKEALLEAKEENQKFRQEAENEIRDRRMELQKTENRLTQKEENLDRKSGTLDQRDLSLEKKEGTLAERQQQIEEMESKVKAMLQEQQTELERVSGLTSDQAKQMILERVEQEVSHESALMVKEAENRAKEEADKKAKSILSLALQRCAADHVAETTVSVVNLPNDEMKGRIIGREGRNIRTLETLTGIDLIIDDTPEAVILSGFDPIRRETARMALEKLVQDGRIHPARIEEMVDKSRREVDDYIREVGEQTTFEVGVHGLHPDLIKILGRLKYRTSYGQNVLKHSTEVAYLAGLLAAELGEDETLARRAGLLHDIGKAIDHEVEGSHVEIGKELAMKYKENETVINAVASHHGDEEPTSIISVLVAAADALSAARPGARSETLENYIKRLEKLEEISESYEGVEKSFAIQAGREVRIMVRPDEIDDLEATRLARDIRNRIEGELDYPGHIKVTVIRETRSVEYAK from the coding sequence ATGGATATGATATCCTCGCTCATCTTCATTTTGCTTGCCCTTATCATCGGTTCTGTTGTTGGTTATCTTATTCGGAAATCGATTGCGGAGGCGAAAATTTCAAGTGCTGAAGAACTTGCGAAACAGATTGTTGATGAAGGTCATCGCAATGCAGAATCAGCAAAGAAAGAGGCTCTTCTTGAAGCGAAGGAAGAGAATCAGAAATTTCGTCAAGAAGCGGAGAACGAGATTCGTGACCGCCGCATGGAACTGCAGAAAACTGAAAATCGTTTGACTCAGAAAGAAGAGAATCTCGATCGTAAGAGTGGTACGCTTGACCAGCGTGATCTTTCACTCGAAAAGAAAGAAGGTACTCTTGCCGAGAGACAACAACAAATTGAAGAAATGGAAAGCAAAGTGAAAGCTATGCTTCAAGAACAACAAACAGAGCTTGAACGCGTATCAGGCTTAACATCAGACCAGGCGAAACAAATGATTTTAGAACGAGTTGAACAAGAGGTGTCTCATGAGTCAGCCCTTATGGTCAAAGAAGCGGAAAATCGGGCTAAAGAAGAGGCGGACAAGAAAGCGAAAAGCATTCTTTCACTAGCCTTGCAGCGTTGTGCTGCAGACCACGTTGCTGAAACGACGGTTTCTGTAGTCAACCTGCCGAACGATGAGATGAAAGGCCGAATCATCGGCCGTGAAGGTCGTAATATCCGTACATTAGAAACGTTGACTGGGATTGATTTAATTATTGACGATACCCCGGAAGCTGTCATTCTTTCAGGCTTCGATCCAATTCGCCGTGAAACTGCGCGAATGGCCCTTGAAAAACTCGTTCAGGATGGACGTATTCACCCAGCTCGAATTGAAGAGATGGTGGACAAGTCCAGGCGTGAAGTCGATGACTATATACGTGAAGTAGGGGAACAAACGACATTTGAAGTGGGAGTTCACGGGTTACACCCGGACCTCATCAAGATTCTTGGTCGCCTGAAGTATCGTACAAGTTATGGACAGAACGTCTTAAAACACTCGACCGAAGTTGCTTATCTAGCCGGGTTGCTGGCTGCTGAGCTTGGCGAAGACGAAACACTTGCCCGACGCGCAGGTTTGCTTCATGACATCGGTAAAGCGATCGACCATGAAGTGGAAGGCAGCCACGTAGAAATAGGTAAAGAGTTGGCTATGAAGTACAAAGAAAATGAAACAGTTATCAACGCTGTTGCTTCTCACCATGGTGATGAAGAGCCTACATCAATCATTTCTGTCTTGGTCGCTGCCGCAGATGCTCTATCTGCTGCTCGTCCGGGTGCGAGAAGTGAAACTCTGGAAAATTATATCAAGCGTTTAGAGAAACTTGAAGAAATATCAGAGTCTTATGAAGGAGTAGAGAAGTCCTTCGCTATTCAAGCCGGCCGTGAAGTTCGAATTATGGTTCGTCCTGATGAAATTGATGATCTTGAAGCTACAAGATTAGCACGTGATATTCGAAACAGAATCGAGGGAGAACTCGATTATCCAGGTCATATTAAAGTTACCGTCATTCGCGAAACACGTTCTGTGGAGTATGCGAAATAA
- a CDS encoding DUF3388 domain-containing protein, with protein MEKKEWYLEYEIQYNRPGLLGDISSLLGMMSINIVTINGVENSHRGMLLLCKDEEQITRLQSILDTMDTIKVTKLRRPKLRDRLAVRHGRYIHSDIDDRKTFRFNREDLGLLVDFMAELFMKDGHKLIGIRGMPRVGKTESVVAASVCANKRWLFVSSTLLKQTVRNQLIDEEYSEDNLYIIDGIVSAKRANEQHWQLVREIMRLPATKVIEHPDIFVQETEYKMDDFDYIIELRNNDDEEITYETVEKPSMPMNDGFSMFDF; from the coding sequence ATGGAGAAAAAAGAATGGTACTTAGAATATGAAATACAATACAACCGCCCTGGACTTCTTGGGGATATCTCCTCATTGCTGGGTATGATGTCTATCAATATTGTTACAATCAATGGTGTAGAAAATTCACACAGGGGTATGCTCTTATTATGTAAAGACGAAGAGCAAATAACTCGACTCCAGTCGATTTTAGATACGATGGACACGATCAAAGTCACAAAGCTGCGCAGGCCGAAGTTGAGAGACCGGCTGGCTGTCAGGCATGGAAGGTATATACATAGTGACATCGATGACCGGAAAACCTTTCGATTCAATCGTGAAGACCTTGGGCTGCTAGTTGATTTCATGGCAGAACTTTTTATGAAAGATGGCCACAAATTAATCGGGATACGCGGGATGCCGCGAGTAGGAAAGACAGAATCTGTGGTTGCCGCAAGTGTCTGTGCTAATAAGCGCTGGTTATTCGTTTCTAGTACGCTGCTTAAACAAACGGTTCGTAATCAGCTGATTGATGAAGAATATAGTGAAGATAACCTCTATATTATAGATGGAATCGTTTCTGCAAAAAGAGCAAACGAACAGCATTGGCAGCTGGTTCGGGAAATTATGAGGCTGCCAGCGACCAAAGTCATTGAACATCCGGATATATTTGTTCAGGAAACCGAATACAAGATGGATGACTTCGATTACATCATAGAGCTTCGTAACAATGATGATGAAGAAATTACTTATGAAACAGTGGAGAAACCGAGCATGCCGATGAACGATGGTTTTTCCATGTTTGATTTTTAG
- a CDS encoding stage V sporulation protein S, which yields MEVLKVSAKSVPNSVAGALANVVRERGTAEVQAIGAGALNQAVKAVAIARGFVAPSGMDLICIPAFTDIMINEEERTAIKLIVEPR from the coding sequence ATGGAAGTCTTAAAAGTATCAGCTAAATCCGTACCTAATTCAGTAGCAGGGGCCTTGGCGAATGTTGTACGAGAACGCGGCACTGCAGAAGTTCAGGCTATTGGAGCCGGTGCATTGAATCAAGCGGTGAAAGCCGTTGCTATCGCTCGGGGGTTTGTTGCGCCAAGCGGGATGGATTTGATATGTATCCCGGCCTTTACAGATATTATGATTAATGAGGAGGAACGAACGGCGATCAAGTTGATTGTCGAACCTCGTTAG
- a CDS encoding helix-turn-helix domain-containing protein: MEIGERLKEARETKGISLESLQETTKIQKRYLKAIETNEFQVLPGKFYTRAFIREYASAVGLDPEIVMEEHKSELPTFEDESAVQYSRVQKSKKEASQKSSGSSKIFPTILTVALVIGILLVAWVFLQNGGDAENEGSSPQNDSNDEINVPADSSDQGDSEEETQENTESEGNNDEDGSGSSYDEENPEKTEEEKEKQSEQEMNVELSQEGTGGFPEHIYEVTGVEKPTVTIEWTGAAYMDVQSPKGGEGLITAGEYGPSDSPLTLDFEGDDELYIKTGNAPGTVVKINDQEVPFPNPELSTQKLLLQFQK; encoded by the coding sequence ATGGAGATTGGAGAAAGACTGAAGGAAGCCAGGGAAACGAAGGGCATTTCTTTAGAGTCATTACAAGAAACAACTAAAATTCAAAAGCGTTATTTAAAAGCTATAGAAACGAATGAGTTCCAAGTGCTGCCTGGGAAGTTCTACACTCGGGCATTTATTCGTGAGTATGCTTCTGCTGTAGGATTGGACCCTGAAATCGTAATGGAAGAGCATAAAAGTGAACTGCCCACCTTTGAAGATGAGAGTGCAGTGCAATACAGTCGTGTGCAGAAATCGAAGAAAGAAGCCTCCCAAAAAAGTTCAGGGAGCTCCAAGATCTTTCCGACTATTTTAACAGTCGCGCTGGTTATAGGTATCCTGCTTGTAGCATGGGTGTTCTTACAAAACGGTGGCGATGCAGAGAATGAAGGATCTTCACCTCAAAATGATTCCAATGATGAAATCAACGTACCTGCAGACTCTTCTGATCAGGGAGATTCAGAGGAAGAAACACAAGAGAATACGGAGTCTGAAGGGAATAATGATGAAGACGGAAGTGGATCTTCATATGATGAAGAAAACCCAGAAAAAACAGAAGAAGAGAAAGAAAAACAATCCGAACAAGAAATGAATGTTGAACTTAGCCAAGAAGGCACGGGTGGCTTTCCTGAGCACATCTATGAAGTCACAGGGGTGGAAAAGCCTACAGTGACTATTGAATGGACAGGCGCCGCATATATGGATGTTCAATCTCCTAAGGGTGGTGAGGGATTGATTACAGCTGGTGAGTACGGTCCAAGTGATTCACCACTAACCTTGGATTTTGAAGGTGACGACGAGCTTTATATCAAAACCGGAAACGCGCCGGGTACAGTAGTTAAGATCAATGATCAGGAAGTGCCATTTCCAAACCCGGAATTATCGACCCAGAAATTATTGCTTCAATTCCAGAAATGA
- a CDS encoding DUF3243 domain-containing protein, which produces MSVLDNFDSWKDFLGDRLHQAKGQGMEQHAVSELAYEIGGYLANTVDAKNEQEAVLRDLWNVADEKEQHAMANIMVKMVQNEGTQS; this is translated from the coding sequence ATGTCTGTTCTCGATAATTTTGATTCTTGGAAAGACTTTTTGGGCGATCGCTTACATCAAGCGAAAGGTCAAGGAATGGAACAACATGCCGTATCAGAACTTGCTTATGAAATCGGTGGTTATTTAGCTAATACTGTTGATGCTAAGAACGAGCAGGAAGCTGTTTTGCGTGATCTTTGGAATGTAGCTGATGAGAAAGAACAACATGCCATGGCTAACATAATGGTGAAAATGGTTCAAAACGAAGGAACACAATCTTAA
- a CDS encoding TIGR00282 family metallophosphoesterase, translating into MRILFIGDVVGSPGRDMVDEYLPKLKQKYQPAVSIVNGENAASGKGITEKIYRRFLEKGAQAVTLGNHAWDKKEIFEFIDDAEYMVRPANFPEGTPGKGLTFVKTPKAEVAVINLQGRTFLSPNDDPFRKVDELIEVAKKRTSIIFLDFHAEATSEKQAMGWYVDGRVSVNVGTHTHIQTADERILPQGTAYISDVGMTGPYDGILGMGREAVLKRFLTNLPVRFEVPKEGRAQLSAFLVDVDEKTGKSTKVKRILINEDHPFFN; encoded by the coding sequence ATGCGTATATTATTTATTGGTGATGTTGTCGGCTCTCCTGGGCGGGATATGGTGGATGAATATCTACCTAAACTAAAACAGAAGTACCAACCTGCTGTATCGATCGTCAATGGCGAAAATGCGGCATCAGGAAAAGGGATTACAGAAAAAATCTATCGTCGTTTTTTAGAGAAAGGTGCTCAGGCAGTGACCCTTGGAAACCATGCTTGGGATAAGAAAGAAATATTTGAATTTATCGATGATGCAGAATATATGGTTCGTCCAGCGAATTTCCCTGAAGGGACACCAGGCAAAGGATTAACCTTCGTGAAAACACCGAAAGCAGAAGTGGCTGTCATCAATCTGCAAGGACGTACATTTTTGTCACCTAATGATGATCCTTTCAGAAAAGTGGATGAATTGATAGAAGTTGCGAAAAAAAGAACTTCTATCATATTTTTGGATTTTCATGCTGAAGCAACAAGTGAAAAGCAGGCGATGGGTTGGTATGTGGATGGAAGAGTAAGTGTGAATGTAGGTACACATACTCATATCCAAACTGCAGATGAACGCATATTACCACAAGGCACGGCTTATATTTCGGATGTAGGAATGACCGGTCCCTACGACGGTATTTTAGGTATGGGTAGAGAGGCCGTTTTGAAACGGTTTTTAACAAACCTGCCTGTACGTTTCGAAGTTCCAAAAGAGGGAAGAGCACAATTAAGCGCTTTCTTGGTTGATGTAGACGAAAAAACAGGAAAGTCTACGAAAGTCAAGCGTATTTTGATTAATGAAGACCATCCATTCTTCAACTGA
- the yfmH gene encoding EF-P 5-aminopentanol modification-associated protein YfmH gives MEELVYKQLNESVYQETMDNGLKVFLLSKPEMAKTFGIFTTNYGSIDQTFTPIGQDESVTVPEGIAHFLEHKLFEKEDRDVFQDFTRLGASANAFTSFTKTAYLFSATSQIDKNVKTLLDFVQDPYFSEESVEKEKGIIAQEIRMYDDQPDWRSFFGTIQSLYHNHPVKVDIAGTVDSIQDITKDDLYTCYETFYHPSNMVLFVAGNIEPEAMMDLIRENQENKEFPEAPEINRSYPEEPKTVAKKDHSITMPVTTAKAMVGVKENVQGLTGEEILRGELLSGMILDYYFSKSGVFYEELYKEDLIDDSFQFETELDRQFGFTILGGDSRKPDQMTKRVKEMLHELKEQRISEKDFTRMKRKKIGQFMRALNSLEFIANQFTHYHTLGVDLFEVLPVIESLTADDADEYLQHWIKEEAISVFQVKPQTNE, from the coding sequence ATGGAGGAACTAGTATATAAACAACTGAATGAATCCGTTTATCAAGAAACAATGGATAATGGTTTGAAGGTTTTCCTATTATCGAAACCTGAGATGGCGAAAACGTTCGGTATTTTCACTACCAATTATGGATCGATCGATCAAACGTTCACCCCGATTGGTCAGGATGAGAGTGTCACAGTCCCGGAAGGCATCGCACACTTTCTTGAACATAAGCTTTTTGAAAAAGAAGACCGGGATGTGTTCCAAGACTTCACTAGACTCGGGGCTTCGGCAAATGCGTTTACTTCTTTCACCAAGACGGCTTACTTATTTTCAGCGACGAGTCAAATCGATAAAAATGTGAAGACATTACTGGACTTCGTTCAGGACCCGTACTTCTCAGAAGAATCGGTAGAAAAGGAAAAAGGGATCATCGCACAAGAAATTCGTATGTACGATGATCAGCCTGACTGGCGTTCATTTTTCGGAACCATTCAGAGTCTCTACCACAATCACCCTGTGAAGGTGGATATTGCAGGAACAGTGGACAGCATTCAGGATATTACAAAAGATGACCTTTATACGTGCTATGAAACGTTTTATCACCCATCCAACATGGTGTTGTTCGTTGCTGGAAACATTGAACCTGAAGCAATGATGGATCTTATTCGTGAAAATCAGGAGAATAAAGAGTTTCCTGAAGCCCCTGAGATTAATCGATCCTACCCGGAAGAGCCTAAAACGGTAGCCAAAAAGGATCACTCCATAACCATGCCTGTGACAACAGCAAAAGCCATGGTTGGTGTGAAAGAAAACGTCCAGGGACTGACAGGGGAAGAAATTCTGAGAGGCGAATTGCTTTCAGGAATGATCCTTGACTATTACTTCTCTAAGAGTGGAGTTTTCTATGAAGAGCTTTACAAAGAGGACTTGATTGACGATAGCTTCCAGTTTGAAACTGAGCTTGATCGCCAATTCGGCTTCACTATTCTCGGTGGAGATTCAAGAAAGCCTGATCAAATGACTAAACGAGTAAAAGAAATGTTGCATGAATTAAAAGAACAGCGCATCTCCGAAAAAGATTTCACGCGAATGAAACGGAAGAAAATCGGCCAATTCATGCGAGCTTTGAATTCACTGGAATTCATCGCAAATCAATTCACACATTACCATACGTTAGGCGTCGATTTATTCGAAGTTTTACCAGTCATCGAATCTCTAACCGCAGATGATGCAGATGAATACTTGCAACATTGGATAAAAGAAGAAGCGATTTCCGTTTTCCAGGTAAAACCACAGACAAATGAATAA
- the recA gene encoding recombinase RecA, protein MSDRKQALDMALRQIEKQFGKGSIMKMGDGSEQKVHTVSSGSLGLDVALGVGGYPRGRVVEIYGPESSGKTTVALHAIAEAQRNGGTAAFIDAEHALDPVYARALGVDIEELLLSQPDTGEQALEIAEALVRSGAVDMVVVDSVAALVPKAEIEGEMGDAHVGLQARLMSQALRKLSGAINKSKTTAIFINQIREKVGVMFGNPETTPGGRALKFYSSVRLEVRRAETLKQGNEMVGNKTRLKVVKNKVAPPFKQAEVDIMYGEGISREGELLDIGSDLDLIQKSGSWYSYNNERLGQGRENAKQFLKENVEIYEEVKRLVRDHYGMEAADGEAEEKSKDSQETLDV, encoded by the coding sequence ATGAGTGATCGTAAGCAAGCGTTAGATATGGCTTTACGCCAAATAGAGAAACAATTCGGCAAGGGTTCTATTATGAAAATGGGTGATGGATCAGAACAGAAGGTGCATACGGTTTCGAGTGGCTCTTTGGGGCTGGATGTTGCACTTGGTGTTGGCGGATATCCCCGCGGAAGGGTTGTAGAAATATATGGGCCGGAATCTTCCGGTAAGACGACGGTTGCTCTCCACGCTATTGCTGAAGCACAACGTAATGGCGGCACAGCGGCTTTCATCGATGCTGAGCATGCCTTGGACCCTGTCTACGCAAGAGCGCTTGGAGTAGATATCGAAGAGCTTCTCCTTTCCCAGCCCGATACAGGAGAGCAGGCACTGGAGATTGCTGAAGCGCTAGTTCGTAGTGGAGCAGTGGATATGGTTGTCGTCGACTCCGTTGCTGCACTTGTACCGAAGGCAGAAATCGAAGGCGAAATGGGAGACGCCCACGTAGGTCTTCAAGCTCGTTTAATGTCCCAGGCACTCCGTAAACTATCTGGTGCAATCAACAAGTCGAAGACGACTGCAATTTTCATCAACCAAATTCGTGAAAAGGTAGGGGTCATGTTCGGAAACCCTGAAACCACACCTGGTGGACGTGCGCTTAAGTTCTATTCTTCTGTGCGTCTGGAAGTTCGCCGTGCTGAAACATTGAAGCAAGGGAATGAAATGGTAGGGAATAAAACCCGTTTGAAAGTAGTCAAAAACAAAGTTGCCCCTCCATTCAAACAAGCGGAAGTGGACATTATGTACGGGGAAGGTATTTCAAGAGAAGGTGAGCTCCTGGATATCGGTTCAGATCTAGACCTTATTCAAAAGAGCGGTTCCTGGTACTCCTATAACAATGAACGATTAGGTCAAGGCCGTGAGAATGCTAAGCAGTTCCTTAAAGAAAATGTAGAAATTTATGAAGAAGTTAAACGTTTGGTTCGTGACCATTATGGAATGGAAGCAGCCGACGGTGAAGCCGAAGAGAAAAGTAAGGACAGCCAAGAAACTTTAGATGTATAA